The sequence GCAAAGACTGCCCTCGAAATACCCCAACGCATTCGCCACCATTAAAGACACGCCCTCATCACGCAAACGGCAACTCCCCAAGTTCTGATCCAGCAACCGTTCCAACTTACGAGTAAACGCCCGTTGCACCACCTGCTCAACATCCGGAGTCATCATCTTCCGATAACTCGCCAACATGGCCAGCCTATGGTCATCAAGCTTCTGCATCACCTCTTTCGGCAAGGAGTCTGCAAGCCGAAAAGTCACAAAATAAAACATCCCTTCTCGTTGCCAGTGAGGCAGCCGATTCCTGCTTCGTTCAACCGGTTCGATTGAGCTATTAAGAAAAGCGAGCGGGGGCAACTCTTTCATGCCATCAGCATGAAATATCCCAATGATCAATCAAGCCAATATTCAACCCCTCGCTCCAAAACACAGGAGGAGCGGCGGTCTCCAGGCCGCCGTCACCCATCAACCACGGCGGCCCGGAGACCGCCGCTCCTCACCTCAAATCCTTCTCCACCCTCACCGCACAAAACTTATAATTCGGCTGCCTGCTATACGGGTCCACCACCCCAATCGTCAGCTCATTCACCTGCGCATAATGCATCGGCAGAAAAACCTGCCCGCGCCCCACCGTCGCCGTCACCCGCGCCACCGCCTCCACCGTCCCACGTCGCGACACCACCCTCACCATTTTCCCATCGACCACCCCCAGGCCCTCCGCATCTGCCGGATGCACCTCCACCCACAACTCCTCCGAATACAACTTCCGTAAAATCGCCGACTTGCTCGTCCGCGTCTGCGTATGCCACTGCGCCGAAGTCCCCCTCCCCGTCAACAACACCAACGGATACTCTTCGCTCACCTTCTCCGGCACTTCACGCGGCGTCTCAAACACCAACCTCGCACGCCCGTTCGCCGTAAAAAATAGCCCATCCTCAAACAACCTTCGTTCCTTCCCCACAACATCCCCATCCCCCGCCTTCAACGGCCACTGCACCCCACCCTCCCGCGCCAACATCGCATACCCCTCAATCCCCGAAATCTCACAAGGCTGACCCACCGACACTGCCTTCATTTTCTCAAACACCACCTCCGGCGACGTCCATCCACGAAACAACTCCCCACATCCCCAATACTCGGCCACCAACCGAAAAATGTGAAAATCCGCCAGCGCCTGCCCCGGCGCCCGGCTCACCTTCCGCCCCAACCCGAACCGCCGCTCCGAATTAATAAACGTCCCCTCCTTCTCTCCCCAACCCGCCGCCGGCAACACCAAATCCGCCAGCTGCGCCGACTCCGTATTCCCAAACATGTCCTGCACCACAAAAAAATCCAGCTTCCCCACCAGCTCCTTAAACCGCTTCTGATTCATCCACGAATGCGCCCCATTCGTCGCCACCATCCACAAGCCCTTGATCTTCCCCTCACCAATCCCCTCAATGATCTGATCATACGCCCAGCTCCCCCGATCCGGAATCCGCCCCACCTCCATCCCCAGCGCACCCGCCACCTTTTCGCGATGCTCCGCCTTCGTGAAATCATGCCCCCCCAATAAGTTCGTCGTGTTCGAGAACAACCGCGATCCCATTGCATTACACTGACCCGTGATCGAATTCGCCCCCGTCCCGGGCCGCCCCATGTTCCCCGTCATCAACGCCACATTGATGATCGCCTGCGCCGTCCGCGTCGCCTCATGACCCTGGTTCACCCCCATCGTCCACCAGAACGACACCCGCTTCCCATTCGCCACCGTCCGCGCAAACAACTCAAACTCCTCCGCACTCAAACCCAACACCTCCAAATGATCCGCAAATTCAAAATCCTTCAAAAACTCCACTAACTCAACATACCCATCCACATGCCTCTCCACATACTCCAAGTCCACCCTCCCATTCACCACCAACCAATGCGCCAAACAATAAAACAACACCAAATCCGACTTAGGCTTAATGGCTAAGTGCTGCGTCGCCGCCATCGCCGTCTCTGTCTTTCTCGGATCAATCACCACAATCTCCGGTCCGTGTCGATTCCGCTCCACCCGCTGCCACATGATCGGGTGGGCAATGCACGGATTCGCCCCCACAAACACCAGCACATCACTCTCCTCAAAATCCGCATAGGTATACGGCGGCGCATCAAACCCAAAACTCTCCTTATACGCCGTCACCGCCGTCGCCATGCACTGCCGCGTATTCCCATCCCCATGCACCATCCCCATCCCAAACTTCGCCAGCGCCCCTAAAAAAAACATCTCCTCACACATGATCTGACCCGTGCTCAAAAACGCCACCGACTCCGCCCCATGCTGATCCATGATCGCCCCAAACCTCCGACAAAACACCTGCAACGCCTCATCCCAATCCACCGCATTCCCATCCAGCATCGGCACCACCGCCCGATCCTTCGCCCCCAGCGGCGTCAACGCCTCCCAACCCTTCGGACACGCCATCCCCAAGTTCACCGGATAACTCGAATCCGCCGTCAAGTTGATCGCCTGCCCCCGCTCATCCACATGCACCTTCAACCCGCACCCCGTCGAACAAAACCCACAAACCGAAGTCACCGTCCCATGCGGCGTCATCCTCAACGGCACATTCCCAAACCCAAACTTCCCCGGACTCTGCACCAGTTCTCTAGTCATCGGCCCATCCAACGACCTCAACAAGCCCGGCAACTTAAAATCGAGTCTCCTCTTCATCTTCGTCTTCATCAATGCATCTCCCTCCAGGAATTCGAAACCATCCTTGGTGACTCCACCGCCACAAAAAACAAATGCCGCTCCAGCACCTGCGCCATCACCGTGCTAAGCACCGACCCCGTCGCCCACCACGCCGCCAACCCACCCGCATTCACCATCCCCATCAACCCCAACAACGTCGACACCCCAAACAACACCGCCCTCGCCCTCACCACTCCACCTTTCAACTCCACCATCTTCCGCGCCGACCGATGATTCTCATGCCCCTCATCCATCAACGCCCCCCGCAACCTCAACCGATCCCGCACAAACAACCCCGTCCTCACCACCGTCGCCGCAAACCCCAAATGAATTGCCAGCAACGACGGCCCCATCCAACCCATCACCGCCGCCCCACCCGCACACCCCAACAACAACCCCGTGCCAAAAAAACTCCAGGCCGTGCTCCCCAAATTCCACAACACCCGCCGCGTATCCGCATACACCATCACCGAACAAAACACCCCCACCACCCCCACCAAAGCCGCCGCCCCCGTGGTCCACCCACCCGGAAAAACCGCCGCCAGCAACCCCACCATCAAAAACCCACCAAACACCACAATCTCCCTGCTCAACCACGACTTCCTCAATCCAAGAAAACAGCGCCAAGCCCGCATCGGCTGACCCAAATGCAACACACTCAACCCAATCCCAATCCCCAACACCCCCACTGCCAATCGATTCCCCCACTCCATCCCACCGGCCACCGGCAACAACAACCCCACCCCAAACAACCCCATCGCCATCTGCGTCAAAACCAACATCCACGCCAGCGGCCAATGCGCATCCTCCAATCGTAACTTCGCATCTCCAAAATCCCGCGCCCCCTGCGGCACCACTCTATCTGAAACATAACTCGTCGTCGGCTGCGTATAACTCGAATCAAAAGCCGTCGGCAACATTCTTACCTTGCCCATTCCCCCCTGATCCACGATCCGGATCGCAATCGCCTCACTCGGACAAGCCTGCACACAAGCCGGAGCCTCCCCCACCGCAAGCCTTTGCGAACACATGTCGCACTTCCTCACGATCCCCTTCTTCGAATTCCACTTCGGCACATCATACGGACACTTCATCACACAATACGAACACCCGATGCACTGATCATCCAGATGCCGCACAATCCCCGTCACGTCATCTTTCTCATAAGCCAATACCGGACACCCATTCGCACACGCCGGATCCACACAATGATGACAAGCCGTCGTCACCGTCTGCACGTAAGGCTGCATCCTCGTCCCCACCAGCATCCCCACATCCCGCCAGCTCTCCTCCTCATCCAACCCATTCAACGAATGACACGCCACCACACAAGCCTTGCACCCCGTGCATTGATCCAAGTTCACCTCAAACGCAAACTGATGCCCCACCCCCGGCTTCCCCATCGGCATCAGCTTCTTATAAAATCTCTCCTGCGAAGGCACTCCCGCCTGCTCCTCATGCCAGTCACTAAACCGCATCACCGCAGTCCCCAATGAACCCTGCTGCTTCAGCAACTCATCTACCAAAGATACGCGATGTTCTAGTAAGTTACTCATGAAAAACAAATGACCAAATCGCAATGTCCAATGCCCAATAAAAATCCCAACGTCCAATGCCAAACCCAAAGCCCGCAATCGTCATTGCTCATTCCCTTGGTCATTGGACGTTGGTCATTGGTCATTGACTCCACACTTCCTGCAACTCCCCCACCGTCCTCCGATTACAAAACTCCTGAAAGCTCTCCTCCCCCTCCCGCTTCGCCAGATAGCCCTTCAACATCGCCTCCAGCGTCCCTCCCAACGACTCAAACGGCACCCCCGTAAACACCTGTCGTCCTATCTTCCGATTCTCCCCAAACCCGCCTCCCACCGTAATATGATAGCCTTCTCCCGACTCACTCTTCACCTTCGTCCCCAACAACCCGATGTCCCCCATGAAATGCTGTGCACAACTATGCGCACACCCCGTGAAATGAATGTTCACCGGCTTGTCTAACTTTACCCGCTTGTCCATATAACTCATCATCGCGATCGCATGCCCCTTTGTATCAGTCGCCGCGAACTTGCAATAGCGATTCCCCGTGCACGCCACAAACCCACTCTTCAGTGGTGACTCCACGGTATCAAACCCCGCCCGCTGCAACGCCTTGCAGGCACTCGCCACAAACGCATCCGACACATTTGGAACAATAAAATTCTGCCACACCGTCAACCTCACCTCACCCGTCCCATAACTGTCCGCCACATCCGCCATCCGCTCCAACTGACGCGCCGTCAACTGCCCCACTGCCACCGCCACCCCGATATAATTCAACCCCGCCTGCTTCTGCGGATACACCCCCACATGCGTATGCCCCTGCTGCGAAAACTCCCTCGCTAACAACGCCTTCGAATCCTCCTTCACCCGTAACAACTTAAACCCGCCCAACGCCTCCACATCGTCCAGAAACCCTTCAAGCCCACGTCCCTCCACCAGATACTTCAAGCGCGCCTTCTTCCGATTCGTCCGATCCCCATCTCGAATAAACACCCTAACAATGGCCAGGATCACCCGATTTAACTCCTCCGGCTTCACCAAAACCCCCCAATCGCTCGCAAAGGTCTGATGTCCCGTCACCCCACCCAGACAAATCCGAAACCAAACCCCCGGCTTTATCCCCTCCTCATTCACCCCAATCCTCACCGCCGTCGCCCCAATGTCATTGGTATCTTCCACACTCCCCACCAACCCACCGCCATCATAGGCAATGTTGAACTTCCGCGGCAAATCATAAAACTCTTTGCTCGAAATCACAATCGTCGCCAGCTCATTCACAAACGGCCGAACATCAATTAATTCATACGGATCATAACCCGCACAAGGGTTCATTGTAAAGTTCCGCAAGTTATCCGCCCCCGCCCCCCGCGAGTGCAACCCACAAGCCTGGATCCGCCGCAAAACTTCCGGACAATCCTTCGGCTCAATCAAGCGAATCTGAAAATTGTTTCGCGTAGTAATCTGAATATATCCCGTCGTCAGTTCCCTCGCAATCGATGCCAGTTCTCTAAGTTGAAACGACTTTACCACCCCGCCAGGAATCCGCAGTCGGCACATATACCCATCCTTCACCGGATTCAGCCAGAACAAGCCATTCCACTTATGCCGAAACACAAAGTCCGTCTCCGGCTTCGCATTCCACCGCGCATCAATCGTCAACTGATCCATTGCATCAAACGGATGCAGATCATGTTTGATTCGCTCCTCCCTAGTCAACTCATCCGAGTTCGGCCCCGGAGGGGCAGCCTCTCCCACCGGTGCCGCCGCCATATCCCCAAAACTTACCCCCTTCGCATTCAATGCCGCAAAGAACCCCTGAAGATACTGCTTTTGCTCCGACGAAAAATCGTTCATCCCCGTGGCCGGAATGCCTTCGCTTGATCTGTTGGTTGAAAGTGCTACACTCATAAAATGATCGAGTTTGATTGGAGTGAATGCCCCGCTGTGTGGCGCGATCCCGAAAGGATGGGCGGCCTCTGGTGCTTCGACCAAACCAGGCTTCCGATTTCATACTTGTTTGAAAATCTTGGGCGCGGCGTCACCTTGGAAGAGTTCGTTGACTGGTATCCGCCCGTCACGATGGAACATTGCCGGGCAGTGCTCGAGTTCGCCGCGCAACGATCTGCAGAACGCGGGATCCCTGAGCTAGCCTCGGCATGAGGATTATCCTCGACAACTGCACACCTGCACCACTCCGCCGCCATCTGGTTGGCCATGAGGTCACACTCGCCGCCCAACGCGGCTGGGCCGCCCTCTCCAATGGCGACCTCATCAAAGTCGCTGAATCCGAGTTCGATCTCCTGATCACCTGTGATCGCAATCTCCGGTATCAACAGAACCTGACAGGAAGAACCATCGCCATCCTTGAACTCGGCGTCCAACAATGGCCGGATCTGAAGCCCTTGGCGCCAATGGTAGCACAGGCGGTCGATACCATCAGTCCAGGTCAATACCTCATCATCCTCGAAAGAGAATGAATTCATCCCGTTAAGAATTCGAAAGTCAGTAAACGTCGCGAGCATACCGTTTCCCTTTCTTCAATTCAGCGACATAAGCCGCCGCCGCATCCGCCGTCTTCCCCCCATGCTGCGCCACTACTTCACGAAGTGCCGCATCCACATCCTTTGCCATCCGCGACGCATCCCCGCACACATAAAAATGCGCGCCCTCCTCCAACCACTTCCATAACTCCTCACCCTTCTCCAGCATCCGCTGCTGCACATAAATCTTCTCCACCTGATCCCGCGAAAACGCCAGGTCAAGCCTCGTCAAAAACCCATCCGCCTTCCAAGCTTCAATCTCGTCCTCATAAAGATAATCCGAAACCCGATACTGATCCCCAAAAAACAACCAGTTTTTCCCCTTCGCCCCCGTCGCCTGCCGCTCCTGCAAGAACGCCCTGAACGGCGCTATACCCGTCCCCGGTCCCACCATGATCATCGGCGTCCCCCCCCCCCCCGGCCCCCGAAAATGTTCCGCCGTGTGAACAAACCCCCCCGCCTCAACACAACGCTCCGCCAGATAAGTCGAAGCCACCCCTTTGTGCCCCACCCCATCCACATCATACTTCACCACCCCCACACACAAATGCACTTCATCAGGATTCGCCTTCTGACTCGACGCAATCGAATACAACCTCGGATTCAACTTTCGCAGCGATCCCACCCACTCCTGCACCTCCACCTGTTTCTCCGGCAACTTACCCATCAAACCCCGAACTTCAAAATGCTCCGTCAACGCATCAAACAACCGCATCTCGCCCAACTTCGGAACCGACACCAAAACATCGCCCTCAAACCCATACCCCTTGATCACTCGTTCGACCACCTCAGGGCAATTCTTCACCCTCACCCCAAGCGCATCCCCCGTCTCATACACCAGTCCCGAACCCTCCAATGAAAACGCCAGATGCCGGGTATCCTTCGCCGATACCTCACCATTCAACTTCACGTTCTTCACCAACGCCGCCGGAAACGGATTGCCCTTGTGATACTTCTCCCCCGACTCAGACTCCGATTCAACCACCACCACTTCGTTGACCTGCTTGCCTTTCTCCGCCACTCCACTCAACGCCTTGAACACTCCCTCACTCCAACCCTTCGCCGCATCATCAAAATCCACATCACAATCCACCCGCGGATGCACCCTCGCCGCCCCAAGCACCTCCAATCGCTCATCCAACATGCGCCCCGCAAGACAAAACGTCTCCCCATAATTCAGATCTCCCAACGCCAGCACCGAATACCTCACCCCATTCAACTTCGGTGACGAACCATTCAGATTCATGCCCTCCCAAAACGCCACCGCATTGTCCGGCATCTCTCCCTCACCCCAGGTGCTGCTGATCACCAAGACATTCTTCTCTTTCGACAAGTCCGCTGGACTCAGCGCCTCCATCCCACAAGCCCTTGCCTGAAATCCACGTCCATTCGCCTCCTTCGCCAGCTTCTTCGCCAAACTTTCCGCATTGCCACTCTGACTCCCAAACAAAATCAACAAAGGTTCCTGAACTTCGGTAGCCACCTCGCCCGCCTGACCGCGACTTAGAACGCCCGCCAAAAATCCATTGAGCCAGGCTCGTTGATCCGCCGTAAAAGGCGCACTTTCAGGAATGATGGGCACAGTGTTCATACAATACAAATCGTGGTCAGGCGTTGGCAGCCAAGGAGGAAATCGACAATCAAAAATCAATCGTCATCTGCACATAAGCGAAGTCCGCATCATCGCTCGCGCCTGTCGCCTTCAAATAATCACCCGCAAAAAAGTGACTGTAACCCGCCAGAAAGCTCAAATGCTTCGCCGCCTTCCAACTCACCGTAAAATCCAGCTCGGTTCCTGCAAAACTATCTGCGCCTGCCTTCACCGGACGAACCGCCGTCACTCCATTGGCGCGATACCATGAGTCCGCTGTATCCGCGATCCAAAAACCATGATAGTCCAGTTGCAACTTCACCGTCTTGCTCGGCATCATTGAAAAACTGACCGCCGGGTTATGAATGTTCTGCCAGGAGAACACATCCATGTAACCATAGAACTTGTGATTGGTCGGAAACAAGTTCTGAAACGTCCCCACATCTCCATCACTAGGATCACTGTCGCCCGTCGCATAATTGTATTCGACAAACAACCTCGGTTTCCAGGCACTTTTTAACCACACATAACCCGCCCCCCAATGACCCGCAAACGCGGTCAGATCCTTGCCCTTCACATCGCCAAACTGAAACGCCATCTCCGACTCGTAATCAAATCCACCCAGCTTGGCCGGGTCAGCCTTCACACGAACTCCGAGCGTCGCAAAGTTGCTGTCCCCCACCGCATACGACTCATGCAAATGAAACACATACAAATCCGTCACCTGCACCGGCACCGCCTTGGTGCTGAAATACAGACCACTGAAAATCTGATCCCTGCCCGTCTCATTGCCATCAAACGCATCACTGTCGTTAAACCCATCCTTGTCCGGCACCACCACACTCGATGCGAAAGCATCCAGACTCCACAACTCCGCTCCATAATGCAACTTCACCGCATCGAACGTGCGACCAATGTTGTTCCAGTCGAACCCACCCACAAGCCGTTCGTCACCAAAAGAAAGCAACTGCCGGCCAATCGTCACATTAAAATTCTTGTCCCCAATCTGCACATAAGCCTGACGCAAATCAATCGGATCATCCCCCTCCGCCCCCAAGGCACCAGGAACATTCGGCCGGTCCGAATCAATCTCAAACGAACTCTGCCCCTGCACATAAAACGTCAGAAAATCCGTTGGTTTGATCTTCACCCCTAGCCGCGCCCTTTGCAGCAACCACGAGTCATCGGTCAGACTGTTGACCGAATCATTAAAATCAAAGTTGTTCTCTCGATATTCAAACCGCAGACGTTCTTGAAAATCGAACACCACCCTGCCTTCAAGTAGTGACAGTGGATTATCATCCGGCGGCGGCAGCACCGGTTCTTTGGTTGACGCCTTTTCACCACCCATAACAGGCAGGGATAAAGCAACGAAAAAAGCACATGTGGGGAGGCTAAGTTTCATAGATTTGGTTGATGCTTAAAAAATACTTATCACTAACAATGGGGGTAACTAACTTCATTTACGCAACCTGCGTAGGCACCAGCCCCATCTGAGCTTCTGCAAGCTCAATCGAAGGCTGGAAATTCGGCTCAAGGCTCGGCCTGATGTGCGAGCGATCATTGAGAAAAGTAATCAGCCGCTCGCGCAGCTCGTAATAACGCGGATCTTCCATGATCGCCTTGCGATCCCTCGGACGCTCGAATGGCACTTTCATGATGTCACCCAGCTCAGCCTCAGGACCATCGGTCATCATCAGCACCCGATCACTTAAGAAAATCGCTTCATCCACATCGTGTGTCACCATCAGCGTCGTGATGCGAAATTTTCGCCATAGATCCAACAACACCTGCTGCAACTCAAATCGAGTCAAAGCATCCAGCATCCCAAACGGCTCATCCAACAGCAACATCTTCGGCTGCAACGCAAACGCCCGCGCAATGCCCACCCGTTGACGCATCCCTTGCGAAAGCTCCGCCGGACGTTTGTGCATCGACTCACTCAGTCCCACCACGCTCAAATAATACTCCGCCACCTGACGCCGCTCACTTTTGCTGGCCGTGAAATAAACCTGATTCACTCCCAGCATCACATTCTCAAATGCCGTCATCCAAGGCAGCAAACAAGGCGACTGAAACACCACGCCGCGATCCGGCCCCGCCTCATCAGTTTCCCTGCCATCCAGAATGATGCCGCCCTTCGTCGCCTCACTTAACCCTGCCACAATCGACAGCACCGTGCTCTTCCCGCATCCGGAATGGCCTATCAAAGTCGCAAACTCTCCCTCCGCCAGTTTCGCGGAAAAATCTTTTACGATCACCGACTCACCACCGTCAGTCTTCGGATACGCCTTCCACAAACGGCTGACTTCCAACATGGGTTTTGCAAACGCATTCATAGTCATGGAACAAGCTCAATGGTTTCCTGTTTCTGTTCATTGCGCCGACGTGGCCCGCGATCACTAATCCACGGCCTGCTCCGCCTCATGCGCAGGTCTTCCGGTAAAATGTCTGGGAGCACCAGTTTCCTGCTGATGGACACCCGCTGCTTGGCTTTGGATTCCAAAAGCAAATTAATTAGTTCACTGCGCAAAGACTTAAACACCGGATCATGATTGACCGCCTTGCGATCCCTCGGGCGTTCAATTGGCACCAACAAACTTTTTCCCAAGGTGGCGGGCGAAGTCGGCAACAGTGGAATCACCCGATCCGCCAACAGCAACGCCTCATCCGGATCATTCGTGATCCAAATCACCGTCTTGCGTTCCCGCTGCCAGATACTGCTGATGTCATCCTGCAACGTGGCACGAGTTAGCGCATCCAAAGCACTCAACGGTTCATCCAGCAGCAACACTTTTGAGTCCATCGACAACGCCCTCGCCACTGAAACCCGCTGCCGCATCCCACCCGACAACTCACGCGGAAACTTGTCACCTGCATGACTCAGCTTCACCATCGCCACATGCTTGTCCACATGCGCCGCACGCTCTTCCTTCGACCACTGCGGATACAATTGATTCACCGCGAGAGCGATGTTTTCCTTTACCGTGAGCCAAGGCAACAGCGAGTAATTCTGAAACACCAGCGCCCGATCCGGCCCGGGCCCTGTCACCGGCTTGCCATCCAGCAGCACTTCACCTGTATCCGGCTTCGCCAGCCCAGAAATCAAATTCATCAAGGAAGTCTTGCCCGTCCCAGAGTATCCAATGATACAGACAAACTCACCCTCTTCGACCTCAATGTTGATGTCTTTCAACACCTCATGGTTAGCATACGATTTGGAAACATTTTTTAAAGAGATCATTGGATTTATGATTTAAAATTTATGATTGATGATTTAGAGGTTCCTTCATGACCTCCGAAGATTTAAAAAATAGAACAATGGACTTTGCTGTTAGGGTGTTAAAGCTGGTAGCTGCGCTGCCCAAAAACGTTGCTGGCAAGACGGTCGGCAATCAGCTCGCGAGAAGTGGAACGTCTGTGGCCGCGAACTACCGCGCGGCCTTGCGGGCAAAATCGACTCCTGACTTTATCAACAAAATCACAATCATTCTTGAAGAGGCTGATGAGAGCAGTTTCTGGATGGAGTTGACCGATCGCGCGGAATTGCTCCCGCCCGGAAAGATCACCGCCCTTCGCCAGGAAGCGGAAGAACTCGTCAAAATCTTTAACGCCACCCGCAGCACCTCGAAGAGAAAAGCAGCTTCCTCCAC comes from Phragmitibacter flavus and encodes:
- a CDS encoding DUF433 domain-containing protein; this encodes MIEFDWSECPAVWRDPERMGGLWCFDQTRLPISYLFENLGRGVTLEEFVDWYPPVTMEHCRAVLEFAAQRSAERGIPELASA
- a CDS encoding ABC transporter ATP-binding protein, which codes for MNAFAKPMLEVSRLWKAYPKTDGGESVIVKDFSAKLAEGEFATLIGHSGCGKSTVLSIVAGLSEATKGGIILDGRETDEAGPDRGVVFQSPCLLPWMTAFENVMLGVNQVYFTASKSERRQVAEYYLSVVGLSESMHKRPAELSQGMRQRVGIARAFALQPKMLLLDEPFGMLDALTRFELQQVLLDLWRKFRITTLMVTHDVDEAIFLSDRVLMMTDGPEAELGDIMKVPFERPRDRKAIMEDPRYYELRERLITFLNDRSHIRPSLEPNFQPSIELAEAQMGLVPTQVA
- a CDS encoding DmsC/YnfH family molybdoenzyme membrane anchor subunit, with the translated sequence MSNLLEHRVSLVDELLKQQGSLGTAVMRFSDWHEEQAGVPSQERFYKKLMPMGKPGVGHQFAFEVNLDQCTGCKACVVACHSLNGLDEEESWRDVGMLVGTRMQPYVQTVTTACHHCVDPACANGCPVLAYEKDDVTGIVRHLDDQCIGCSYCVMKCPYDVPKWNSKKGIVRKCDMCSQRLAVGEAPACVQACPSEAIAIRIVDQGGMGKVRMLPTAFDSSYTQPTTSYVSDRVVPQGARDFGDAKLRLEDAHWPLAWMLVLTQMAMGLFGVGLLLPVAGGMEWGNRLAVGVLGIGIGLSVLHLGQPMRAWRCFLGLRKSWLSREIVVFGGFLMVGLLAAVFPGGWTTGAAALVGVVGVFCSVMVYADTRRVLWNLGSTAWSFFGTGLLLGCAGGAAVMGWMGPSLLAIHLGFAATVVRTGLFVRDRLRLRGALMDEGHENHRSARKMVELKGGVVRARAVLFGVSTLLGLMGMVNAGGLAAWWATGSVLSTVMAQVLERHLFFVAVESPRMVSNSWREMH
- a CDS encoding diflavin oxidoreductase; translated protein: MNTVPIIPESAPFTADQRAWLNGFLAGVLSRGQAGEVATEVQEPLLILFGSQSGNAESLAKKLAKEANGRGFQARACGMEALSPADLSKEKNVLVISSTWGEGEMPDNAVAFWEGMNLNGSSPKLNGVRYSVLALGDLNYGETFCLAGRMLDERLEVLGAARVHPRVDCDVDFDDAAKGWSEGVFKALSGVAEKGKQVNEVVVVESESESGEKYHKGNPFPAALVKNVKLNGEVSAKDTRHLAFSLEGSGLVYETGDALGVRVKNCPEVVERVIKGYGFEGDVLVSVPKLGEMRLFDALTEHFEVRGLMGKLPEKQVEVQEWVGSLRKLNPRLYSIASSQKANPDEVHLCVGVVKYDVDGVGHKGVASTYLAERCVEAGGFVHTAEHFRGPGGGGTPMIMVGPGTGIAPFRAFLQERQATGAKGKNWLFFGDQYRVSDYLYEDEIEAWKADGFLTRLDLAFSRDQVEKIYVQQRMLEKGEELWKWLEEGAHFYVCGDASRMAKDVDAALREVVAQHGGKTADAAAAYVAELKKGKRYARDVY
- a CDS encoding alginate export family protein; amino-acid sequence: MGGEKASTKEPVLPPPDDNPLSLLEGRVVFDFQERLRFEYRENNFDFNDSVNSLTDDSWLLQRARLGVKIKPTDFLTFYVQGQSSFEIDSDRPNVPGALGAEGDDPIDLRQAYVQIGDKNFNVTIGRQLLSFGDERLVGGFDWNNIGRTFDAVKLHYGAELWSLDAFASSVVVPDKDGFNDSDAFDGNETGRDQIFSGLYFSTKAVPVQVTDLYVFHLHESYAVGDSNFATLGVRVKADPAKLGGFDYESEMAFQFGDVKGKDLTAFAGHWGAGYVWLKSAWKPRLFVEYNYATGDSDPSDGDVGTFQNLFPTNHKFYGYMDVFSWQNIHNPAVSFSMMPSKTVKLQLDYHGFWIADTADSWYRANGVTAVRPVKAGADSFAGTELDFTVSWKAAKHLSFLAGYSHFFAGDYLKATGASDDADFAYVQMTIDF
- a CDS encoding ABC transporter ATP-binding protein: MISLKNVSKSYANHEVLKDINIEVEEGEFVCIIGYSGTGKTSLMNLISGLAKPDTGEVLLDGKPVTGPGPDRALVFQNYSLLPWLTVKENIALAVNQLYPQWSKEERAAHVDKHVAMVKLSHAGDKFPRELSGGMRQRVSVARALSMDSKVLLLDEPLSALDALTRATLQDDISSIWQRERKTVIWITNDPDEALLLADRVIPLLPTSPATLGKSLLVPIERPRDRKAVNHDPVFKSLRSELINLLLESKAKQRVSISRKLVLPDILPEDLRMRRSRPWISDRGPRRRNEQKQETIELVP
- a CDS encoding NirA family protein; the encoded protein is MSVALSTNRSSEGIPATGMNDFSSEQKQYLQGFFAALNAKGVSFGDMAAAPVGEAAPPGPNSDELTREERIKHDLHPFDAMDQLTIDARWNAKPETDFVFRHKWNGLFWLNPVKDGYMCRLRIPGGVVKSFQLRELASIARELTTGYIQITTRNNFQIRLIEPKDCPEVLRRIQACGLHSRGAGADNLRNFTMNPCAGYDPYELIDVRPFVNELATIVISSKEFYDLPRKFNIAYDGGGLVGSVEDTNDIGATAVRIGVNEEGIKPGVWFRICLGGVTGHQTFASDWGVLVKPEELNRVILAIVRVFIRDGDRTNRKKARLKYLVEGRGLEGFLDDVEALGGFKLLRVKEDSKALLAREFSQQGHTHVGVYPQKQAGLNYIGVAVAVGQLTARQLERMADVADSYGTGEVRLTVWQNFIVPNVSDAFVASACKALQRAGFDTVESPLKSGFVACTGNRYCKFAATDTKGHAIAMMSYMDKRVKLDKPVNIHFTGCAHSCAQHFMGDIGLLGTKVKSESGEGYHITVGGGFGENRKIGRQVFTGVPFESLGGTLEAMLKGYLAKREGEESFQEFCNRRTVGELQEVWSQ
- a CDS encoding molybdopterin oxidoreductase family protein: MKRRLDFKLPGLLRSLDGPMTRELVQSPGKFGFGNVPLRMTPHGTVTSVCGFCSTGCGLKVHVDERGQAINLTADSSYPVNLGMACPKGWEALTPLGAKDRAVVPMLDGNAVDWDEALQVFCRRFGAIMDQHGAESVAFLSTGQIMCEEMFFLGALAKFGMGMVHGDGNTRQCMATAVTAYKESFGFDAPPYTYADFEESDVLVFVGANPCIAHPIMWQRVERNRHGPEIVVIDPRKTETAMAATQHLAIKPKSDLVLFYCLAHWLVVNGRVDLEYVERHVDGYVELVEFLKDFEFADHLEVLGLSAEEFELFARTVANGKRVSFWWTMGVNQGHEATRTAQAIINVALMTGNMGRPGTGANSITGQCNAMGSRLFSNTTNLLGGHDFTKAEHREKVAGALGMEVGRIPDRGSWAYDQIIEGIGEGKIKGLWMVATNGAHSWMNQKRFKELVGKLDFFVVQDMFGNTESAQLADLVLPAAGWGEKEGTFINSERRFGLGRKVSRAPGQALADFHIFRLVAEYWGCGELFRGWTSPEVVFEKMKAVSVGQPCEISGIEGYAMLAREGGVQWPLKAGDGDVVGKERRLFEDGLFFTANGRARLVFETPREVPEKVSEEYPLVLLTGRGTSAQWHTQTRTSKSAILRKLYSEELWVEVHPADAEGLGVVDGKMVRVVSRRGTVEAVARVTATVGRGQVFLPMHYAQVNELTIGVVDPYSRQPNYKFCAVRVEKDLR